One region of Rhizophagus irregularis chromosome 20, complete sequence genomic DNA includes:
- a CDS encoding uncharacterized protein (SECRETED:cutsite_GNA-ID; SECRETED:prob_0.8514); SECRETED:SignalP(1-24) yields MSQKNIIIYFLVIFVFAVINYGNAIDVKVEDGDHPFDPMFVDVHYDEPVVFIRIGTKTFELDEYDDDCTKSERPDSFHAVLTDEQPKATFIPKNTTGRTEFHIRTNGPGCELQDQIVISTSEDLQEPKTNQKYNVNYDDYEDNSNNNNNNNNNNNNNNNNNNNNNNNNNNNNNNNNNNNNNNNNNNNGNNINNNNKDNSDNVNGNSGNGNGNSGNGNGNSGNGNGSGNGSNNSCTGICVGKTSDAGDNVHCSAIVFAIIGVVLAHFIL; encoded by the exons atgtctcaaaaaaatattattatttattttttagttatcTTTGTTTTCGCAGTTATAAATTATGGTAATGCAATAGATGTCAAAGTTGAAGATGGTGATCATCCGTTTGACCCCATGTTCGTTGATGTACATTATGATGAGCCTGTAG TATTTATAAGAATAGGCACTAAGACGTTTGAACtcgatgaatatgatgatgatTGTACAAAATCCGAAAGACCTGATTCTT tTCATGCAGTATTAACGGATGAACAACCGAAAGCTACATTTATACCTAAAAATACTACCGGAAGAACTGAATTTCACATACGCACTAATGGACCCGGTTGTGAGTTGCAGGATCAAATTGTTATTTCTACAAGTGAAGACCTGCAAGAACCTAAgacaaatcaaaaatataatgttaattaCGATGATTACGAAGATAATAGcaataataacaacaacaataataacaacaataataacaataataataacaataataacaacaataataacaacaataataacaacaataacaacaataataacaacaataataacaacaataataacaacGGTAATAACatcaacaacaataataaagaCAACAGCGATAATGTTAACGGCAACAGCGGCAATGGCAACGGTAACAGCGGTAATGGCAACGGTAACAGTGGGAATGGCAACGGTAGTGGCAACGGTAGTAACAACAGTTGCACGGGTATTTGCGTTGGTAAAACCAGTGACGCCGGCGATAATGTTCATTGTAGCGCAATAGTTTTTGCTATTATAGGTGTAGTGTTAGCTCATTTCATACTCTGA